A single window of Flavobacterium aestivum DNA harbors:
- a CDS encoding cob(I)yrinic acid a,c-diamide adenosyltransferase: MKVYTKTGDKGTTALFGGTRVPKDHIRIESYGTVDELNSYIGLIRDQEMNSHYKDILIEIQDRLFTVGAILATPPEKEVMKNGELRLKKLGITEKDIQLLENEIDTMEEELPPMTHFVLPGGHQTVSYCHIARCVCRRAERLAVHLSHNEPVAEIAIKYLNRLSDYLFVLARKLSHDLHAEEVKWIPRK; the protein is encoded by the coding sequence ATGAAAGTATATACTAAAACAGGAGATAAAGGTACTACTGCCCTTTTTGGCGGAACTCGCGTTCCAAAAGATCATATCCGAATAGAAAGCTACGGTACGGTTGACGAACTGAATTCCTACATTGGCCTTATTCGTGACCAAGAAATGAATTCCCATTACAAAGATATCCTGATTGAAATTCAAGATCGTTTATTTACCGTTGGAGCAATTCTAGCAACACCTCCAGAAAAAGAAGTAATGAAAAATGGTGAACTACGCTTGAAAAAATTAGGAATAACCGAAAAAGATATTCAATTATTAGAAAATGAAATAGACACTATGGAGGAAGAGCTCCCGCCAATGACCCATTTTGTCTTGCCTGGCGGACACCAAACGGTGTCATATTGTCATATTGCACGTTGTGTTTGCCGCCGTGCAGAGCGTTTGGCAGTACATTTAAGCCATAATGAACCCGTTGCAGAAATAGCTATTAAATATTTAAACCGACTTTCTGACTATCTTTTTGTCTTGGCACGAAAGTTGTCTCATGATTTACATGCTGAAGAAGTAAAATGGATTCCTAGAAAATAA
- a CDS encoding ABC transporter ATP-binding protein: protein MKDLLIKISHIKRNFALGSETVHVLKGIDLEIKKGEYVALMGPSGSGKSTLMNLLGCLDTPTSGTYILNGKNVSHMKDDELAEIRNKEIGFVFQTFNLLPRTTALDNVALPMIYAGCSKAERNIRATEVLNQVNLGDRMDHQPNQLSGGQRQRVAIARALVNKPSIILADEPTGNLDSKTSLEIMKLFGDIHANGNTVILVTHEEEIAAYAHRVIRLRDGRIESDTSK from the coding sequence ATGAAAGACCTGCTTATAAAAATTAGCCATATCAAACGAAATTTTGCACTAGGAAGCGAAACTGTACATGTATTAAAAGGTATTGATTTAGAAATTAAAAAAGGGGAATATGTAGCATTGATGGGGCCTTCCGGTTCCGGAAAATCTACTTTAATGAATTTATTAGGTTGCCTAGATACTCCAACTTCTGGCACTTATATTCTAAATGGTAAAAATGTGAGCCATATGAAAGACGATGAGCTGGCCGAAATTAGAAACAAAGAAATCGGTTTTGTTTTTCAGACATTCAACTTACTGCCTAGAACAACAGCCTTAGATAATGTTGCTTTACCAATGATTTACGCAGGTTGTTCTAAAGCCGAAAGAAATATTAGGGCAACCGAAGTACTAAATCAAGTAAATTTGGGTGATAGAATGGATCATCAACCCAACCAACTCTCTGGAGGGCAACGCCAGCGTGTGGCCATCGCCAGAGCATTAGTAAACAAACCTTCTATCATTCTTGCTGATGAGCCTACTGGAAATCTTGACAGTAAAACTTCATTAGAAATCATGAAACTTTTTGGCGATATTCATGCCAATGGAAACACCGTTATTTTAGTAACCCACGAAGAAGAAATTGCTGCGTATGCACATCGAGTAATTCGTTTGAGAGACGGAAGGATTGAAAGCGATACCTCAAAATAG
- the secA gene encoding preprotein translocase subunit SecA, which yields MSFINSIIKIFVGDKSEKDVKALQPYLNKIKTFEGPLQALSNDELRARTTFFKEKIKQARAEKDAKIAALQVEVDSIEDIDKREDIYNAIDTLEKEAYDISEKTLMEILPEAFSVVKETARRFKENTQITVTATAKDRELSATKSYITLDGDNALWANTWNAAGKQITWDMIHYDVQLIGGMVLHEGKVAEMQTGEGKTLVATLPLYLNALTGNGVHLVTVNDYLAKRDSSWKAPLFEFHGLTVDCIDNHQPSSEGRKNAYNADITYGTNNEFGFDYLRDNMAHSPEDLVQRKHNYAIVDEVDSVLIDDARTPLIISGPVPQGDRHEFNELKPKIENLVALQRQLANGFLAEAKKLIKEGNTKDGGFLLLRAYRSLPKNKALIKFLSEEGIKQLLQKTENQYMQDNNREMHKIDEALYFVIEEKNNQVGLTDNGIKFLSGDTDADFFILPDIGTEIAAIEKKKLDKDAEAEEKERLFQDFGVKSERIHTLTQLLKAYSLFEKDVEYVIIDNKVMIVDEQTGRIMDGRRYSDGLHQAIEAKENVKIEAATQTFATVTLQNYFRMYNKLGGMTGTAVTEAGELWQIYKLDVVEIPTNKPMARLDKEDYIYKTTREKFNAVIEDVTELSKAGRPVLIGTTSVEISELLSRMLKMRGVTHNVLNAKMHKQEAQIVEEAGKAGVVTIATNMAGRGTDIKLTPEVKAAGGLAIVGTERHDSRRVDRQLRGRAGRQGDVGSSQFYVSLEDNLMRLFGSERVAKVMDRMGLQEGEVIQHSMMTKSIERAQKKVEENNFGVRKRLLEYDDVMNAQREVVYKRRRHALFGERLKLDIANMLYDTCELIVNDNKARNNFKDFEFDIIRYFSFTSPVSQEEFSKLTEIEITGKLYKATLGFYTQKTERSAREAFPIIKNVYEDKNNQFERIVVPFTDGIKSFNVVTDLKKAYETEGGQLVADFEKNITLSIVDEAWKKHLRKMDELKQSVQLAVHEQKDPLLIYKLEAFNLFRSMLDNINKEVISFLFKGDLPAQNAPVIEEARIERQVEDYKLTKDEIPNSENINREAGETQQRQVTETIVRDMPKINRNDNVTIKQVATGKTETMKYKKAETLLSSGEWVIVNE from the coding sequence ATGAGTTTCATAAACAGTATTATTAAAATCTTTGTTGGGGACAAATCTGAGAAAGATGTCAAAGCTTTACAACCGTACTTAAACAAAATAAAAACATTTGAAGGTCCTTTACAGGCTTTATCAAATGATGAGTTAAGAGCTCGCACCACTTTCTTTAAAGAAAAAATAAAACAAGCTCGTGCCGAAAAAGATGCAAAAATTGCCGCACTTCAAGTTGAGGTAGACAGTATTGAAGACATTGACAAACGCGAAGATATTTATAATGCTATTGATACTCTAGAAAAAGAAGCTTACGATATCTCTGAAAAAACATTGATGGAAATTCTTCCAGAAGCTTTTTCTGTTGTTAAAGAAACTGCAAGACGTTTCAAAGAAAATACACAAATAACTGTAACTGCAACTGCAAAAGACAGAGAACTTTCTGCAACAAAAAGCTATATCACCCTTGATGGTGACAACGCACTTTGGGCAAACACATGGAATGCAGCAGGAAAACAAATCACTTGGGACATGATTCATTATGATGTTCAATTGATTGGTGGAATGGTGTTACATGAAGGTAAAGTTGCCGAAATGCAAACTGGAGAAGGTAAAACATTGGTAGCTACATTACCATTATACCTAAATGCCTTGACTGGAAACGGTGTACATCTAGTAACTGTGAATGATTACTTAGCAAAACGTGATAGTAGCTGGAAAGCTCCTTTATTTGAATTTCACGGATTGACAGTTGATTGTATAGACAATCACCAACCAAGTTCAGAAGGAAGAAAAAATGCTTATAACGCAGATATAACTTACGGTACCAATAACGAATTTGGTTTTGACTACCTAAGAGACAACATGGCACATTCGCCAGAAGATTTAGTTCAAAGAAAACACAATTATGCTATTGTAGATGAGGTCGATTCAGTTTTAATTGATGATGCTCGTACTCCTCTTATTATTTCAGGACCAGTACCACAAGGAGATCGTCATGAATTTAATGAGTTGAAACCAAAAATCGAAAACTTAGTGGCGTTACAACGCCAATTAGCAAATGGATTCCTTGCCGAAGCAAAAAAATTAATCAAAGAAGGAAACACTAAAGATGGTGGTTTCTTATTATTGAGAGCTTATAGAAGTTTACCAAAAAACAAAGCTTTAATTAAATTTTTGAGTGAAGAAGGAATTAAACAATTACTTCAAAAAACTGAAAATCAATACATGCAGGATAACAATCGCGAAATGCATAAAATTGATGAAGCACTGTATTTTGTAATTGAAGAAAAAAACAATCAAGTTGGCCTAACAGACAATGGAATCAAATTCCTTTCTGGAGATACTGATGCTGACTTTTTTATACTTCCAGACATTGGAACAGAAATCGCTGCTATCGAAAAGAAAAAATTAGACAAAGATGCAGAGGCTGAAGAAAAAGAAAGATTATTCCAAGATTTTGGTGTAAAAAGCGAACGTATTCACACATTAACACAACTTCTTAAAGCGTATAGCCTTTTTGAAAAAGATGTAGAATACGTAATCATCGACAATAAAGTCATGATCGTAGACGAACAAACAGGTCGTATCATGGATGGTCGTCGTTATTCTGATGGTTTGCACCAAGCTATTGAAGCCAAAGAAAACGTAAAAATCGAAGCTGCTACACAAACATTTGCAACTGTTACTTTGCAAAACTATTTCAGAATGTACAACAAATTAGGTGGTATGACTGGAACAGCTGTAACTGAAGCTGGTGAATTATGGCAAATCTACAAACTAGATGTGGTAGAGATTCCTACTAACAAACCAATGGCTCGTCTAGACAAAGAAGATTATATATACAAAACAACTCGTGAGAAATTTAATGCTGTAATCGAGGACGTAACAGAATTATCAAAAGCAGGAAGACCAGTTCTTATTGGAACAACTTCTGTTGAGATTTCAGAGTTATTAAGCAGAATGTTGAAAATGCGTGGTGTAACACACAACGTATTGAATGCGAAAATGCACAAACAAGAAGCGCAAATCGTAGAAGAAGCAGGAAAAGCTGGTGTGGTAACTATCGCTACCAACATGGCAGGTCGTGGTACCGATATCAAATTAACCCCTGAAGTAAAAGCAGCTGGAGGTTTAGCAATTGTTGGTACAGAACGTCATGACTCTCGTCGTGTAGACCGTCAGTTACGTGGTCGTGCAGGACGTCAGGGTGATGTGGGAAGCTCTCAGTTTTATGTTTCTCTTGAGGATAACCTAATGCGTTTATTTGGTTCTGAAAGAGTGGCCAAAGTAATGGATAGAATGGGTCTTCAAGAAGGAGAAGTGATTCAACACTCTATGATGACCAAATCTATCGAACGTGCTCAGAAAAAAGTAGAAGAAAACAATTTTGGTGTTCGTAAACGTTTATTAGAATATGATGACGTAATGAATGCACAACGTGAAGTAGTATACAAACGTCGTCGTCATGCATTGTTCGGAGAGCGTCTAAAACTAGATATCGCGAATATGCTTTACGATACTTGCGAACTAATTGTAAATGATAATAAAGCCAGAAATAACTTCAAAGATTTTGAATTTGATATTATTCGTTATTTCTCATTTACTTCACCTGTATCACAAGAAGAATTTTCTAAATTGACAGAGATTGAAATCACTGGTAAACTTTACAAAGCAACCCTTGGATTTTATACTCAAAAAACAGAAAGAAGTGCTAGAGAAGCATTCCCTATCATCAAAAATGTTTATGAAGATAAAAACAACCAATTTGAACGTATTGTAGTTCCTTTTACAGATGGAATAAAATCGTTTAATGTTGTAACTGATTTAAAGAAAGCATACGAAACAGAAGGTGGTCAATTGGTAGCTGATTTTGAAAAGAACATCACTTTATCTATAGTTGATGAAGCTTGGAAAAAACATTTACGCAAAATGGACGAACTGAAACAATCAGTTCAGTTAGCCGTTCACGAACAAAAAGATCCATTGCTTATTTACAAATTAGAAGCATTCAACTTGTTCAGATCAATGTTGGATAATATCAATAAAGAAGTAATTTCATTCTTATTCAAAGGAGATTTACCTGCTCAAAATGCACCAGTTATTGAAGAAGCAAGAATCGAACGTCAAGTAGAGGATTATAAATTGACTAAAGATGAGATTCCAAATAGCGAAAACATCAATCGTGAAGCCGGAGAAACTCAACAACGTCAAGTTACGGAAACTATCGTTCGTGATATGCCAAAAATCAATCGTAATGACAATGTAACGATTAAACAAGTGGCTACAGGAAAAACCGAAACCATGAAATATAAAAAAGCAGAAACTCTATTATCTTCTGGAGAATGGGTAATTGTAAATGAATAA
- a CDS encoding sialidase family protein, which produces MKNKHSYLLILLIISLSNGFAQKINSLPIPIINESNIKTSCPFFTKNSKGIPVISFAKEINNKETVLCYSLFDSNKKKFLNPTVIESSRGVELHGENAPKIIFKPNNEIIAVWGINNASEKKKYGGLVKYSQSFNDGKTWTKASDLVKNPSSIDQRYFDIDLLPNGEVAIIWLDNRTDTDKEGSTLYYAATVGTSGFQNEKPIAETTCQCCRTDLFISKQGKINAAFRDIINDEIRDMVLTYSDDNGKTFSEPKRISPDNWKINGCPHTGPTMTENENGLHFAWYTSGGGSGVFYCNSADYGKNFTKRNIVSDKPSARHPQITSLNNKDVFVVWDETVTEKDNMSVKIGLQHRDKNGKIITTKFISQKDKTATFPIIEPIDNNQLLVAWSQESTDENVYYKIVTIN; this is translated from the coding sequence ATGAAAAATAAACATTCATACCTATTAATTTTACTTATTATCTCTTTATCAAATGGATTTGCGCAAAAAATAAATTCATTACCGATACCCATAATAAACGAAAGCAATATCAAAACGAGCTGTCCTTTTTTTACAAAAAATTCAAAAGGGATTCCAGTAATAAGTTTTGCCAAAGAAATCAATAATAAAGAAACAGTACTCTGCTATTCTCTATTTGATTCCAACAAAAAGAAATTTCTTAACCCAACAGTAATTGAATCCAGCAGAGGAGTAGAATTACACGGAGAAAATGCTCCGAAAATAATTTTCAAACCTAATAATGAAATTATTGCGGTTTGGGGTATTAACAATGCGAGCGAAAAGAAAAAATACGGTGGGTTGGTCAAATACTCCCAATCATTCAACGATGGAAAAACATGGACCAAAGCAAGTGATTTGGTAAAAAATCCATCCAGCATAGACCAACGCTATTTTGATATTGATTTACTTCCTAATGGTGAAGTAGCAATAATCTGGTTAGACAATAGAACAGATACAGATAAAGAAGGCTCAACGCTTTATTATGCAGCAACCGTTGGAACATCTGGATTCCAAAACGAAAAGCCCATCGCTGAAACCACCTGTCAATGCTGTCGAACTGATTTATTTATCAGTAAACAAGGAAAAATCAACGCAGCATTTAGAGACATCATAAATGATGAAATCCGCGATATGGTACTAACCTATTCTGATGATAACGGAAAAACTTTTTCGGAACCTAAACGAATTAGCCCAGACAACTGGAAGATAAACGGATGCCCACACACTGGCCCAACCATGACCGAAAACGAAAACGGATTGCACTTCGCCTGGTACACATCTGGCGGAGGTTCTGGGGTTTTTTATTGCAATTCTGCCGATTATGGAAAAAATTTTACGAAACGAAATATTGTCAGTGACAAACCATCGGCAAGACATCCACAAATCACATCGTTAAACAATAAAGATGTATTTGTTGTTTGGGATGAAACAGTGACAGAAAAAGATAATATGTCTGTTAAAATTGGTTTACAACACCGAGACAAAAACGGAAAAATCATTACTACAAAATTCATTTCACAAAAAGACAAAACGGCTACTTTCCCAATCATAGAGCCAATTGATAATAACCAGCTTTTAGTGGCTTGGAGCCAAGAATCAACAGATGAAAATGTTTACTATAAAATAGTTACCATAAATTAA
- a CDS encoding DUF389 domain-containing protein: MNKLVNKLINFIDLQKGEEDQKKVLENIISNISFRGSNLWILACAIVIASVGLNVNSTAVIIGAMLISPLMGPIVGAGFGLGMYDFELVKKSIKNLAIATVVSLIVSSVYFYISPFKEVQSELLARTSPNIYDVLIAFFGGLVGVIAVTRVEKGNPIPGVAIATALMPPLCTAGYGLATGNYLFFGGALYLYTINCVFICIATFIIVKFLKYPIAKQIDLKHQKQVKQGITILLLIMIVPSIYFAYQLFSEKRYIQRTEAFIENEFTQKDFTLIYKRTDYNSNPKILELAFLSKRFNPLEIKNFNQKLKEYDLLNTKLLIKQDTFDLKNDILNTINNHKKSSVSKDELINNLQKKISNYQANNTMVSKEVAILFPEIKPIAITQYSNEDKTIPVLLYKSKTNLNLDSKRKLIIWLKQRLEKDSIEVYRQH, translated from the coding sequence ATGAATAAATTAGTAAACAAACTCATCAATTTTATAGATCTTCAAAAAGGAGAAGAGGACCAAAAAAAGGTTTTAGAAAACATCATTAGCAATATTTCATTTAGAGGTTCTAATTTATGGATTTTGGCCTGTGCTATTGTCATTGCTTCTGTTGGACTCAATGTCAACTCGACCGCTGTGATTATTGGGGCTATGCTTATTTCGCCACTAATGGGACCTATCGTTGGGGCTGGTTTTGGATTGGGGATGTATGATTTTGAATTGGTCAAAAAATCGATCAAAAACCTTGCAATAGCCACCGTAGTCAGCTTAATCGTTTCATCTGTTTATTTTTATATTAGTCCGTTCAAAGAAGTCCAATCAGAACTTTTGGCTCGTACTTCACCCAATATTTATGACGTTCTGATAGCTTTTTTTGGAGGATTGGTTGGTGTCATTGCTGTTACGAGAGTCGAAAAAGGAAATCCAATTCCAGGAGTCGCTATTGCCACTGCTTTGATGCCTCCTTTGTGTACTGCCGGTTATGGACTGGCAACCGGAAATTATTTGTTTTTTGGAGGAGCCTTATATTTATACACCATCAATTGTGTTTTTATATGCATAGCTACTTTTATCATTGTAAAATTTCTAAAATATCCCATTGCCAAACAAATCGATTTAAAACATCAAAAACAAGTAAAACAAGGAATTACAATACTTTTATTGATTATGATTGTTCCCAGTATTTATTTTGCCTACCAATTATTTAGCGAAAAAAGATATATACAACGAACCGAAGCATTTATTGAAAATGAATTTACTCAAAAAGATTTTACACTCATTTATAAAAGAACCGATTATAATAGCAATCCAAAGATTTTAGAGCTAGCCTTTTTATCGAAGCGATTCAATCCATTAGAAATCAAAAACTTTAATCAAAAATTAAAAGAGTATGATTTACTTAATACAAAACTACTCATCAAACAAGATACCTTCGATTTGAAAAATGATATTCTAAATACCATCAATAACCATAAAAAATCTAGCGTCAGCAAAGACGAGTTAATTAATAACTTACAAAAAAAGATTTCAAACTATCAGGCCAACAATACTATGGTTAGCAAGGAAGTTGCAATTTTATTTCCAGAAATTAAACCAATAGCTATAACACAATATTCGAACGAAGACAAAACCATTCCCGTTTTATTGTACAAAAGCAAAACCAATTTGAATTTAGATTCAAAAAGAAAGCTTATTATTTGGCTAAAACAAAGACTCGAAAAAGATAGTATAGAAGTATACAGACAACACTAA
- a CDS encoding ATP-grasp domain-containing protein: MKIGLLTCEKLPELTLADQQLIPELAKHNIIAKAVIWNDKKIDWNDFDYLIFRNTWDYFEKETEFNLWLDQIEKLEIKTLNAIEIIKQNKHKFYLQEMEKQGITILPTIFIDKKTNLNLTEILPKHWAKAVIKPAFSGGAYLTSVFDASAIEETNDEYTKIAEEKELLLQEFMPEIQTLGETSFIFFNKKFSHAINKKPIDGDFRVQSQFGGKYNLIQPSQELIDKAQKVVNTFQDKLLYARVDGIVIDTELHLMEIECIEPDLYFELSEGALQRFVASIIELIQ, encoded by the coding sequence ATGAAAATTGGCTTATTAACCTGCGAGAAACTCCCTGAATTAACCCTCGCAGACCAACAATTGATTCCTGAACTAGCAAAACACAACATTATTGCAAAAGCAGTAATTTGGAATGATAAAAAAATAGATTGGAACGACTTTGATTATTTAATTTTCCGTAACACTTGGGATTATTTTGAGAAAGAAACAGAATTTAATCTTTGGCTTGACCAAATAGAGAAATTGGAAATCAAAACACTCAATGCTATTGAAATCATTAAACAAAATAAGCATAAATTCTATTTACAAGAAATGGAAAAGCAAGGAATTACCATACTTCCTACCATTTTCATTGACAAAAAGACAAACCTAAATTTAACAGAAATACTACCAAAACATTGGGCGAAAGCAGTTATAAAACCTGCATTTTCTGGAGGCGCGTATCTCACATCAGTTTTTGATGCATCAGCAATAGAAGAAACGAATGATGAATACACCAAAATAGCAGAAGAAAAAGAATTGCTTTTACAGGAATTCATGCCTGAGATTCAAACATTGGGAGAAACCTCTTTTATCTTTTTCAATAAAAAATTCTCTCATGCCATCAATAAAAAACCAATTGATGGTGATTTTAGAGTACAATCACAGTTTGGAGGAAAATACAATTTAATCCAACCAAGCCAAGAATTAATAGATAAAGCCCAAAAAGTCGTGAATACTTTTCAAGACAAATTATTATATGCGCGAGTTGATGGAATTGTAATTGATACCGAATTACATTTAATGGAAATAGAATGCATTGAACCCGATTTGTATTTTGAACTTAGTGAGGGCGCGTTGCAAAGGTTTGTCGCTTCAATAATCGAATTAATACAGTAA
- a CDS encoding TonB-dependent receptor, with protein MKKILLALLVIGQIAYAQDQKTKDTTKTEELETVFITANRTATLRKATPVAISKITAKTINEAKATSAYEIINKAPGVLMVNLGNEQHMMSIRQPMTTNAYYLYLEDGLPIRPMGIFNHNALLEINQFNLQNIEVVKGPVSSLYGPEAVGGTINLISIHPPVTPEFKFGIQADQWGYKRFQAAGGATVGKIGFHIAGISSLQENGWMTYSDYKKDNLNIRVDYNINDKTRLISNTMWGKYNSDMSGSVNEDAFYNRTYKSTTDFTYRKSDALRTRLTLEHDWNDNASSYITVYHRDNKLGQNPSYGIKWNPVVKPTTASGEVNSNNFKSYGAIGQHAQKFDFLNTKIVGGALYDYSPVEYWAYLLEMKAYLNPGTPGKQTVEHYEITAERPDVKLSNYTADIFNKAVYAQLSFNPIEKLVVTAGARYDNLKVDYNNALDNSTGTKIYDKPTFKAGANYNLTQYTGVYGNYSQGFAPPGITSIFRAKPGTGGTTGKPAEFYYNLEPATFDNYEIGGWLSLLEGKLNFDYAVYYMAGKNELLSVRLPDNTTDYRSVGETRHKGIEFGGNYKLSNQLNIRFGGTVAEHTFINFKVSDNPADALQNLNGKEMPAAPRWSGNSEISYYPNWLPKLRTSLEWQSVGSYYQDQINTVKYAGYDIFNFRAGYEWKGIEIYGNIINLTDKLYAYNVSRGNTTTSQPTYTAAAPRTFLIGIQYNFSLKH; from the coding sequence ATGAAAAAGATACTCCTTGCCCTTTTGGTCATTGGACAAATTGCCTATGCGCAAGATCAAAAGACAAAAGACACTACAAAAACAGAAGAGCTTGAAACTGTTTTTATAACTGCCAACCGTACAGCAACATTAAGAAAAGCAACTCCTGTAGCTATTAGTAAAATAACTGCAAAAACCATCAATGAAGCCAAAGCCACCAGTGCTTATGAAATTATCAATAAAGCACCGGGAGTATTGATGGTAAATCTAGGTAACGAACAGCATATGATGTCCATTCGTCAACCAATGACGACCAATGCTTATTATTTATATCTAGAAGACGGATTACCTATAAGACCTATGGGAATTTTTAACCATAATGCCCTATTAGAAATCAATCAATTCAACCTTCAGAACATAGAAGTCGTAAAAGGTCCAGTATCCTCTTTATATGGTCCTGAAGCAGTTGGAGGAACCATAAATCTAATTTCTATTCACCCTCCTGTAACTCCAGAATTCAAATTTGGTATTCAGGCAGATCAATGGGGGTATAAAAGATTCCAAGCCGCTGGCGGAGCGACTGTGGGCAAAATCGGCTTTCATATTGCGGGAATTTCCAGTTTACAGGAAAATGGCTGGATGACCTATTCTGATTATAAAAAAGACAATCTTAACATTAGAGTTGACTACAACATAAATGATAAAACCCGATTGATCAGTAATACGATGTGGGGTAAATACAACTCAGATATGAGTGGAAGTGTTAATGAAGATGCTTTTTACAATAGAACTTACAAAAGCACAACCGATTTTACGTATCGAAAATCAGATGCATTAAGAACACGATTGACATTAGAACACGATTGGAATGATAATGCCAGTAGTTACATTACCGTTTATCATAGAGACAACAAATTGGGACAAAACCCATCTTACGGAATCAAATGGAATCCTGTAGTTAAGCCAACTACTGCATCAGGAGAAGTTAACTCCAATAATTTCAAAAGCTATGGAGCCATCGGGCAGCACGCTCAAAAATTTGATTTTTTAAATACTAAAATTGTTGGTGGTGCCTTATATGACTATTCCCCAGTTGAGTATTGGGCTTATTTACTGGAAATGAAAGCCTACCTAAATCCAGGAACGCCGGGAAAACAAACCGTAGAGCATTATGAAATTACGGCTGAACGTCCTGATGTGAAATTATCAAATTATACTGCAGATATCTTCAATAAAGCAGTTTATGCACAATTGAGTTTTAACCCTATCGAAAAATTGGTTGTAACAGCCGGTGCTCGCTATGACAATTTAAAAGTCGATTACAATAATGCATTAGACAATTCTACCGGAACAAAAATATACGACAAACCTACTTTTAAAGCAGGTGCCAACTACAACCTTACGCAATATACAGGAGTTTACGGGAATTATTCCCAAGGATTTGCCCCTCCTGGAATCACATCTATTTTTAGAGCTAAACCCGGAACTGGCGGAACAACCGGAAAGCCAGCCGAGTTCTACTACAATCTGGAACCGGCAACATTTGACAATTATGAAATTGGAGGATGGTTATCATTATTAGAGGGTAAACTAAATTTTGATTATGCTGTATATTATATGGCAGGTAAAAATGAATTATTAAGTGTTCGTTTGCCAGACAACACAACCGATTATCGTTCAGTTGGGGAAACCAGACATAAAGGAATTGAATTTGGCGGAAATTACAAGCTCTCCAACCAATTGAATATCAGATTTGGAGGTACCGTTGCAGAACACACTTTTATAAATTTTAAGGTTTCAGATAATCCCGCAGATGCTTTACAAAATCTAAATGGAAAAGAAATGCCAGCAGCTCCAAGATGGTCAGGAAATTCAGAAATTAGTTATTACCCTAATTGGCTTCCAAAGTTGAGAACGTCACTAGAATGGCAATCTGTAGGCAGTTATTACCAAGACCAAATCAATACGGTGAAATATGCCGGATATGATATTTTTAATTTCAGGGCTGGTTATGAATGGAAAGGAATTGAAATTTATGGAAACATCATCAATCTTACAGATAAATTATATGCCTATAATGTATCACGAGGAAACACAACAACCTCACAACCAACCTATACTGCTGCAGCACCCAGAACATTCTTAATTGGAATACAATATAATTTTTCACTAAAACATTAA
- a CDS encoding DUF2795 domain-containing protein codes for MYWTLELASYLSDAPWPANKDELIDYAIRAGAPLEVVENLQSIEDEGEIYESMEEIWPDYPTDEDYLWNEDEY; via the coding sequence ATGTATTGGACATTAGAATTAGCATCATATTTAAGCGATGCGCCGTGGCCTGCTAACAAAGACGAACTTATTGACTACGCTATTAGAGCAGGTGCTCCATTAGAAGTAGTAGAAAACCTTCAATCTATCGAGGATGAAGGTGAGATATATGAATCAATGGAAGAAATTTGGCCAGATTATCCTACAGACGAAGACTATCTTTGGAATGAGGATGAATATTAA